One region of Sardina pilchardus chromosome 18, fSarPil1.1, whole genome shotgun sequence genomic DNA includes:
- the vstm4a gene encoding V-set and transmembrane domain-containing protein 4a isoform X1, which yields MLLYWLLIVLTKSLSSVSLNVTVTPGPVLVCVEGESVELGCVVGGRRGKNSVVVLRWVLQPHLHDDGHHNNNNANRTRGEEEEEFLLVKLNVRGVEFWGNYTQRSGSPSLYKLRHDNPGHAYSLLLSNVTRAQGGRYSCRVQEVRKQRNRWRSVANGTAHTLLRVHDVADTNRVVSIWRLFQDLYLCAALLCCIGLVSMFLFAIVICCQQLTRPPCPKDSYSLVKCPDSSSGETVTSDMSAGSTEGSMGGRKGAVNGGLRSPVTPGGGDPSARPHRKQKRHKHHPPDPLDIPPLVPAKAPRKPRRTKLLKAQPRRTAVVVDDSLTYAELELVKAKPQPQPEPTAESPGTVYAQILFT from the exons ATGCTCCTCTACTGGCTACTGATCGTCCTGACTAAGAGTCTGAGCTCAG TATCGCTGAATGTGACGGTGACACCTGGCccggtgctggtgtgtgtggagggggagtcGGTGGAGCtggggtgtgtggtggggggtcgACGAGGGAAGAACAGCGTGGTGGTGCTGCGCTGGGTGTTGCAGCCGCATCTCCATGACGACGgtcaccacaacaacaacaacgccaACCGCACTCGcggtgaagaagaggaggagttcCTATTGGTCAAGCTGAACGTCCGTGGGGTGGAGTTCTGGGGCAACTACACACAGCGCTCCGGAAGCCCCTCCCTCTACAAGCTTCGCCATGACAACCCAGGCCACGCCTACAGCCTGTTGCTTAGCAACGTGACGCGAGCACAGGGCGGGCGCTACAGCTGCCGAGTGCAGGAGGTCCGCAAACAACGCAACCGCTGGAGATCCGTCGCTAACGggaccgcacacacactgctcagag TGCACGATGTGGCGGACACAAACAGAGTGGTCAGCATCTGGCGTCTGTttcaag acctATACCTGTGTGCAGCTCTCCTGTGTTGCATCGGCCTGGTCTCTATGTTTCTGTTCGCCATCGTCATATGCTGCCAGCAGCTCACTCGCCCACCATGCCccaaag ACAGCTACTCCCTTGTGAAGTGCCCAGACAGCAG TTCTGGGGAGACAGTAACAAGTGACATGAGTGCTGGCAGTACTGAGGGCAGTATGGGGGGTAGGAAGGGGGCAGTTAACGGGGGCCTGAGGAGCCCTGTTACCCCTGGGGGCGGAGACCCCTCTGCAAGGCCACACAGGAAACAGaagagacacaaacaccaccCTCCTGACCCCCTGGACATACCGCCTCTGGTCCCCGCTAAAG CTCCACGCAAACCACGCAGAACCAAACTTCTCAAGGCCCAGCCACGGAGAACAGCAGtg GTGGTGGATGACAGTCTGACGTATgcggagctggagctggtgaAGGCAAAGCCTCAACCCCAACCAGAGCCCACCGCAGAGAGCCCTGGGACCGTCTACGCCCAGATACTCTTCACCTGA
- the vstm4a gene encoding V-set and transmembrane domain-containing protein 4a isoform X2 — protein sequence MLLYWLLIVLTKSLSSVSLNVTVTPGPVLVCVEGESVELGCVVGGRRGKNSVVVLRWVLQPHLHDDGHHNNNNANRTRGEEEEEFLLVKLNVRGVEFWGNYTQRSGSPSLYKLRHDNPGHAYSLLLSNVTRAQGGRYSCRVQEVRKQRNRWRSVANGTAHTLLRVHDVADTNRVVSIWRLFQDLYLCAALLCCIGLVSMFLFAIVICCQQLTRPPCPKDSYSLVKCPDSSSGETVTSDMSAGSTEGSMGGRKGAVNGGLRSPVTPGGGDPSARPHRKQKRHKHHPPDPLDIPPLVPAKAPRKPRRTKLLKAQPRRTAVVVDDSLTYAELELVKAKPQPQPEPTAESPGTVYAQILFT from the exons ATGCTCCTCTACTGGCTACTGATCGTCCTGACTAAGAGTCTGAGCTCAG TATCGCTGAATGTGACGGTGACACCTGGCccggtgctggtgtgtgtggagggggagtcGGTGGAGCtggggtgtgtggtggggggtcgACGAGGGAAGAACAGCGTGGTGGTGCTGCGCTGGGTGTTGCAGCCGCATCTCCATGACGACGgtcaccacaacaacaacaacgccaACCGCACTCGcggtgaagaagaggaggagttcCTATTGGTCAAGCTGAACGTCCGTGGGGTGGAGTTCTGGGGCAACTACACACAGCGCTCCGGAAGCCCCTCCCTCTACAAGCTTCGCCATGACAACCCAGGCCACGCCTACAGCCTGTTGCTTAGCAACGTGACGCGAGCACAGGGCGGGCGCTACAGCTGCCGAGTGCAGGAGGTCCGCAAACAACGCAACCGCTGGAGATCCGTCGCTAACGggaccgcacacacactgctcagag TGCACGATGTGGCGGACACAAACAGAGTGGTCAGCATCTGGCGTCTGTttcaag acctATACCTGTGTGCAGCTCTCCTGTGTTGCATCGGCCTGGTCTCTATGTTTCTGTTCGCCATCGTCATATGCTGCCAGCAGCTCACTCGCCCACCATGCCccaaag ACAGCTACTCCCTTGTGAAGTGCCCAGACAGCAG TTCTGGGGAGACAGTAACAAGTGACATGAGTGCTGGCAGTACTGAGGGCAGTATGGGGGGTAGGAAGGGGGCAGTTAACGGGGGCCTGAGGAGCCCTGTTACCCCTGGGGGCGGAGACCCCTCTGCAAGGCCACACAGGAAACAGaagagacacaaacaccaccCTCCTGACCCCCTGGACATACCGCCTCTGGTCCCCGCTAAAG CTCCACGCAAACCACGCAGAACCAAACTTCTCAAGGCCCAGCCACGGAGAACAGCAGtg GTGGTGGATGACAGTCTGACGTATgcggagctggagctggtgaAGGCAAAGCCTCAACCCCAACCAGAGCCCACCGCAGAGAGCCCTGGGACCGTCTACGCCCAGATACTCTTCAC CTGA